The following proteins come from a genomic window of Paenibacillus swuensis:
- a CDS encoding YraN family protein yields the protein MADNASRTNRRKTGAIGEEKAVVYLVTQGYHIIKLNWRCRTGEIDIIAGHADVIVFIEVRSRTSKGRYGTAAESVTVRKQQQVRETAQVYLKTSSSYKAKVRFDVITVYLDADNDAVEMSHIQHAF from the coding sequence ATGGCCGATAATGCAAGCAGAACCAATCGTCGAAAAACAGGAGCCATCGGGGAAGAGAAGGCAGTAGTCTATTTAGTGACTCAGGGATATCATATTATTAAATTAAACTGGCGTTGCCGCACAGGTGAAATTGATATTATAGCCGGTCATGCCGATGTAATTGTGTTTATAGAGGTAAGGTCACGTACAAGCAAAGGAAGGTACGGCACTGCAGCTGAATCGGTAACGGTCCGTAAACAGCAGCAGGTACGTGAAACCGCTCAGGTTTACTTAAAAACTTCCTCAAGTTATAAGGCCAAAGTCAGGTTTGACGTTATCACAGTCTATCTTGACGCCGATAATGATGCTGTTGAAATGAGTCATATCCAACATGCCTTCTGA
- a CDS encoding YifB family Mg chelatase-like AAA ATPase, whose product MYSKMICACVDGIDGKLIDVEVDVSNGLPQVNIVGLPDSAVRESSERVRSAIKNCRFEFPMERITVNLAPADVRKEGSSFDLAIAIGILSASDQVKLEDPESTLIIGELALNGDVRPVPGVLSMADQARKSGLTRMILPYDNVEEAQFIEGLTLYPIRHLHELHEIVTTGQPLVSVINNKHVKTPIRELLRQGLFGGDPPPPEDSADRTTLDYADVIGQQQAKRALMIAAAGMHNLLFIGPPGSGKTMLIRRLPSILPELMDNEALEVTKIYSVSGKLHDRSRLLRERPFRSPHHTVSAGGLIGGGSIPKPGEVTLAHRGVLFLDELPEFTRGVLEVMRQPLEDRHVVIGRARAVVRFPADFMLAASMNPCPCGQLGADPGAAPCTCSLSKIQHYRSRISGPLLDRIDLHVEVPRVTSLAAAGSPLGSREMREKVLAAQSRQRARYAGTGVVFNGELTGNLLRRHCRLRPEGERLLEASFVALQLSLRAHDRILRIARTIADLEDSVAIETAHVAEAVQYRNLDKKYDPA is encoded by the coding sequence GTGTATTCCAAAATGATCTGTGCTTGCGTTGACGGTATCGACGGGAAACTGATTGATGTGGAGGTAGATGTTTCTAATGGATTGCCCCAAGTCAATATTGTTGGTTTGCCTGACTCCGCGGTTCGGGAATCCAGTGAACGGGTCCGATCCGCCATCAAGAATTGCAGGTTTGAATTTCCTATGGAACGAATTACAGTAAATTTGGCTCCGGCTGATGTGCGTAAAGAGGGATCATCGTTTGATCTGGCCATAGCAATCGGGATTCTCAGCGCAAGCGATCAAGTAAAGCTGGAGGATCCTGAGAGCACTCTCATCATAGGAGAGCTTGCATTAAACGGAGATGTTCGTCCCGTTCCCGGCGTACTTTCCATGGCGGATCAAGCACGAAAGTCCGGCCTAACTCGCATGATACTTCCTTATGATAATGTGGAGGAAGCGCAATTCATTGAGGGTTTAACACTATATCCTATTAGACATCTGCACGAACTGCATGAAATTGTAACAACCGGTCAGCCATTAGTTAGCGTCATTAATAATAAACATGTTAAAACACCGATCCGAGAGTTGTTGCGACAAGGCCTGTTTGGAGGGGATCCGCCCCCTCCGGAGGACTCCGCTGACAGGACCACTCTCGACTACGCTGATGTGATCGGACAACAGCAAGCTAAGCGAGCTTTAATGATTGCCGCCGCAGGTATGCATAATCTGCTGTTTATCGGACCTCCCGGATCAGGGAAGACGATGCTCATCCGCCGGTTACCCTCGATCCTTCCGGAGTTAATGGACAATGAAGCGCTCGAGGTGACGAAAATCTACAGCGTGTCGGGCAAGCTACATGACCGATCGCGATTGTTGCGTGAGCGGCCCTTCCGATCGCCGCACCACACGGTATCGGCCGGCGGCCTGATCGGCGGCGGCTCGATCCCCAAGCCCGGTGAGGTGACACTCGCTCACCGCGGCGTGCTTTTCCTCGACGAACTGCCGGAGTTTACGCGCGGCGTGCTCGAGGTTATGCGACAGCCGCTCGAGGACCGGCATGTCGTAATTGGGCGGGCGCGGGCCGTGGTCCGCTTTCCCGCCGATTTCATGCTCGCCGCGAGCATGAATCCTTGCCCGTGCGGGCAGCTCGGCGCCGACCCGGGCGCGGCACCGTGCACATGCAGTTTGTCGAAGATCCAGCATTACCGGTCCCGGATTTCGGGACCCCTGCTGGATCGCATCGACCTGCATGTGGAGGTGCCCCGGGTCACTTCGCTCGCTGCCGCGGGCAGCCCGCTGGGTTCGCGCGAGATGCGCGAGAAGGTGCTGGCTGCCCAGTCGCGGCAGCGGGCGCGCTATGCGGGCACGGGCGTGGTGTTCAACGGCGAGCTCACCGGCAACCTGCTGCGCCGGCACTGCCGGCTGCGCCCGGAAGGCGAGCGGCTGCTGGAGGCCTCTTTTGTGGCGCTGCAGCTTAGTCTTCGCGCGCATGACCGCATCTTGCGCATCGCCCGGACGATCGCTGATCTCGAGGACAGCGTAGCCATTGAAACCGCCCATGTCGCGGAAGCTGTGCAATACCGCAATCTGGATAAAAAATATGACCCTGCGTAA
- a CDS encoding anthrax toxin lethal factor-related metalloendopeptidase has protein sequence MKWLIAWKPIIVALLLAITLCAAPVNTKAAISSTYLQEQLIIRPQGSYDAEEADAMVGRVFQLYPNLIEGLIYNDVHIKLTKGKITDEPEMAKYRGVIPRGWENTGKTWDDIPGSSGSTVVARIGYSERGKGHDTENLELHETFHAVDTYLFDDISQSERFRKLWREEAGNYFWGDRYMDTYSEEYFAEVSCMMFATEASRTIVETKLPETYSFLESLFRGYEPALSKPLPEIQNHWARKPLVRLLGLNILAGMPNGSIQADRPVTREQFIKLLMLARGQENTRTTMNGSASEALELPFHDVLKQRWSYSYLHSAVTEGIVTTKQTSGGLFGPEEILTRIEMAVWAAKALGLTEDDSALVQFTDVDSIAYEHWGWAGAAVKAGLMSGLAGDQFGPGGKVSRAQAAVVTAKVLDWKAISGDDERVKE, from the coding sequence ATGAAATGGTTAATTGCATGGAAACCGATTATAGTTGCACTATTGTTAGCGATTACATTATGCGCCGCACCCGTTAATACTAAAGCTGCGATCAGTAGTACTTATTTACAGGAACAGCTTATTATAAGGCCTCAAGGCAGTTATGATGCTGAGGAAGCAGACGCCATGGTGGGCAGGGTATTTCAGCTTTATCCGAACTTGATTGAAGGTCTAATTTATAACGATGTTCATATTAAGCTCACTAAAGGCAAAATTACGGATGAACCGGAAATGGCCAAATACCGGGGCGTGATCCCCAGGGGTTGGGAAAATACCGGCAAAACCTGGGACGACATTCCGGGATCAAGCGGCAGCACGGTTGTTGCCCGAATCGGCTACAGTGAACGTGGTAAAGGCCACGATACGGAAAATTTGGAACTACATGAAACTTTTCATGCCGTAGATACTTATCTGTTTGATGATATCTCGCAATCAGAACGATTCCGGAAGTTGTGGCGCGAAGAGGCGGGTAATTATTTTTGGGGCGATCGTTACATGGATACGTACTCGGAAGAATATTTTGCGGAAGTATCTTGTATGATGTTCGCGACTGAGGCTTCACGTACCATTGTAGAAACCAAGCTGCCGGAAACCTATTCGTTTCTTGAATCCCTCTTTCGCGGGTATGAACCCGCTCTTTCCAAGCCACTCCCGGAAATCCAGAATCATTGGGCGCGTAAGCCGCTGGTAAGGTTGTTAGGTTTAAATATACTTGCAGGCATGCCGAACGGTTCGATTCAGGCAGACCGACCTGTTACAAGAGAGCAATTTATTAAGTTACTTATGCTGGCGAGAGGACAAGAAAACACACGGACAACGATGAACGGTTCCGCTTCGGAGGCTTTAGAGCTCCCCTTTCATGATGTGCTTAAACAACGTTGGTCCTATTCTTATCTACACTCCGCGGTAACAGAGGGGATTGTGACGACGAAACAAACGTCAGGCGGATTGTTCGGTCCCGAAGAGATTTTAACCCGAATCGAGATGGCCGTCTGGGCAGCGAAAGCTCTGGGCCTAACCGAAGACGACAGTGCTTTGGTCCAATTTACCGATGTTGACAGCATAGCTTATGAGCATTGGGGATGGGCCGGCGCAGCGGTCAAAGCGGGATTGATGTCTGGTCTTGCAGGGGATCAGTTCGGTCCTGGGGGGAAAGTGTCCCGCGCGCAGGCCGCTGTTGTAACCGCCAAGGTCCTGGATTGGAAAGCGATCAGCGGAGATGATGAACGGGTGAAGGAGTAG
- the sucC gene encoding ADP-forming succinate--CoA ligase subunit beta: MNIHEYQGKEVLKQYGVAVPQGKVAFTVDEAVAAAGELGTSVVVVKAQIHAGGRGKAGGVKIAKNLDEVRAYASEILGKVLVTHQTGPEGKEVKRLLIEQGCDIKKEYYVGVVVDRATGRVVMMGSEEGGTEIEEVAAHSPEKIFKEIVDPAIGLQPFQARRLAYNINIPTELVNKAAKFMTQLYTAFVEKDCSIAEINPLVVTGDGNVMALDAKLNFDSNALYRHKDIQALRDLEEEDDKEIEASKYDLSYIALDGNIGCMVNGAGLAMATMDIIKHYGGDPANFLDVGGGATKEKVTEAFKIILSDTKVKGIFVNIFGGIMRCDVIADGVVAAARELGLDRPLVVRLEGTNVDLGKKILNESGLNIVAADSMADGAQKIVALVQ; this comes from the coding sequence ATGAATATCCATGAGTATCAAGGTAAAGAAGTCCTGAAACAATATGGTGTTGCAGTTCCTCAGGGCAAAGTCGCGTTTACTGTGGATGAAGCGGTTGCTGCGGCTGGAGAGCTCGGCACTTCCGTTGTTGTAGTTAAAGCACAGATTCATGCAGGCGGCCGCGGTAAAGCGGGCGGAGTAAAAATCGCCAAAAACTTGGACGAGGTTCGCGCGTATGCCTCTGAAATCCTCGGTAAAGTGCTTGTCACGCACCAAACGGGACCCGAAGGTAAAGAAGTTAAGCGCCTGTTGATTGAACAAGGCTGCGATATTAAGAAAGAATACTACGTCGGCGTTGTTGTGGATCGGGCTACAGGACGTGTGGTCATGATGGGTTCGGAAGAAGGCGGAACCGAAATTGAAGAAGTAGCCGCTCATTCTCCGGAGAAGATCTTTAAAGAGATTGTTGACCCGGCGATCGGCCTGCAGCCTTTCCAAGCACGCAGACTTGCTTATAACATTAACATTCCTACGGAGTTAGTAAATAAAGCGGCTAAATTTATGACGCAGCTTTACACGGCATTCGTTGAGAAAGATTGCTCTATTGCCGAGATCAACCCTCTGGTTGTTACAGGCGACGGCAATGTTATGGCGCTAGACGCTAAATTAAACTTCGACTCTAACGCACTGTACCGTCATAAAGATATTCAGGCGCTGCGCGATCTTGAGGAAGAAGATGATAAGGAAATTGAAGCATCCAAGTATGACTTGAGCTACATCGCGTTAGACGGCAACATTGGTTGCATGGTTAACGGCGCTGGACTTGCTATGGCTACCATGGATATTATCAAGCATTACGGAGGCGACCCTGCGAACTTCCTAGATGTTGGGGGCGGTGCCACTAAAGAGAAAGTTACAGAAGCTTTCAAGATCATCTTGTCCGATACCAAAGTTAAGGGAATCTTCGTTAATATCTTCGGCGGCATCATGCGTTGCGACGTTATTGCCGATGGTGTGGTCGCTGCTGCGCGCGAGCTTGGCTTGGACCGACCGCTGGTTGTTCGTCTTGAAGGTACGAATGTGGATCTTGGCAAAAAAATTCTTAACGAATCCGGCCTGAACATTGTAGCCGCGGATTCGATGGCAGACGGAGCACAGAAGATCGTTGCTTTAGTACAGTAA
- the sucD gene encoding succinate--CoA ligase subunit alpha, protein MSILVNKNTKVITQGITGATGLFHTKGGLEYGTQMVGGVTPGKGGTNVEITLENGEVKSLPVFNTVEQAKKATGANASVIYVPPAFAADSIIEAVDAEIELVICITEGIPVLDMVRVSRYMEGKNSVLIGPNCPGVITPGECKIGIMPGYIHLPGHVGVVSRSGTLTYEAVHQLTTRGIGQSSAVGIGGDPVKGSEFIDILKMFNEDPDTYAVIMIGEIGGTAEEEAAEWIKANMTKPVVGFIGGKTAPEGKRMGHAGAIISGGKGTAAEKVATLEACGVKVAPTPSEMGSTLVSVLEEQGLLDKCIVKK, encoded by the coding sequence ATGAGTATCTTGGTCAATAAAAATACGAAGGTCATTACACAAGGTATTACCGGCGCTACCGGCTTGTTCCACACCAAAGGCGGCTTAGAGTACGGTACACAAATGGTTGGCGGGGTTACTCCCGGTAAAGGCGGTACGAACGTAGAGATTACGCTTGAGAACGGTGAAGTGAAGTCTCTGCCTGTTTTCAATACGGTAGAACAAGCTAAGAAAGCGACTGGCGCCAACGCATCGGTGATTTATGTGCCGCCGGCTTTCGCGGCAGATTCCATTATCGAAGCTGTAGATGCGGAAATTGAATTGGTTATCTGTATTACCGAAGGAATTCCTGTGCTTGATATGGTGAGAGTATCCCGTTACATGGAGGGCAAGAATTCGGTACTGATCGGTCCTAACTGTCCGGGCGTCATTACTCCTGGAGAGTGCAAGATCGGAATCATGCCGGGCTACATCCATCTCCCGGGTCATGTCGGTGTTGTTTCCCGAAGCGGAACTCTGACATACGAGGCTGTACACCAGCTTACAACTCGCGGAATCGGTCAATCCTCCGCGGTAGGTATTGGCGGAGATCCGGTAAAGGGTTCCGAATTCATCGACATCTTAAAAATGTTTAATGAAGATCCGGACACCTATGCGGTAATCATGATCGGAGAAATCGGCGGAACGGCTGAAGAAGAAGCGGCTGAATGGATTAAAGCGAATATGACTAAACCGGTTGTTGGCTTTATCGGCGGTAAAACAGCTCCTGAAGGCAAACGTATGGGTCATGCGGGCGCAATCATTTCCGGAGGTAAAGGCACAGCGGCAGAGAAGGTGGCGACACTGGAAGCTTGCGGCGTTAAAGTGGCTCCAACACCTTCTGAAATGGGTTCTACATTGGTAAGTGTGCTTGAAGAGCAAGGACTGCTGGACAAATGTATCGTTAAGAAGTAA
- the dprA gene encoding DNA-processing protein DprA: MSLEAVELDERELLFGLHQVPSIGWKSIRKLVLHTRSLTELLNMKMKDEVCIQLPLEQHRKEALCQSFTTEFIKQRIKLYRESGIQVVTILDKAYPEVMKESSEPPWVLYARGKVELMNMPLIAMVGARTPTAYGRKAAEELAAALVKAEIGVVSGLARGIDSCAHQGTLNAGGATIAVLGTGIDVVYPPENRALYNSISERGLVLSEFPMGTPSKAGMFPQRNRIIAGMSLGTIVVEAAKQSGSLITAEYAFNENREVFAVPGYFSSPKSQGTHELIKNGKGRLICSIGDILEELSYLKPGPVLGKHAVPAVMPEVELTSEERQLMEHMTIEGITLDELHSRSNIEFGHLHALLLHLLIKKQIKQLPGSCYALF, translated from the coding sequence ATGTCATTAGAAGCCGTTGAATTGGATGAAAGGGAACTGTTATTTGGTCTTCATCAAGTGCCGAGTATCGGCTGGAAATCAATTCGTAAACTCGTTCTGCATACGCGAAGCTTAACAGAGCTGCTGAATATGAAAATGAAGGACGAAGTTTGTATACAACTTCCGTTGGAACAACACCGGAAAGAGGCGCTTTGCCAATCATTCACAACAGAGTTTATCAAACAAAGGATTAAGCTTTACAGAGAATCCGGCATCCAAGTTGTGACAATTCTTGATAAAGCTTACCCAGAAGTTATGAAAGAGAGTTCAGAGCCTCCATGGGTCTTATACGCCCGTGGTAAAGTGGAGTTGATGAACATGCCGCTTATCGCTATGGTGGGCGCGCGTACTCCGACAGCATACGGCCGTAAAGCGGCCGAGGAATTAGCGGCCGCCCTGGTTAAGGCCGAAATAGGTGTTGTCAGCGGACTTGCCCGCGGAATCGACAGTTGCGCGCATCAAGGTACGCTCAACGCTGGAGGAGCTACCATCGCCGTGCTGGGTACAGGCATTGATGTGGTGTATCCGCCGGAGAACCGCGCGTTGTATAATAGCATCTCCGAGCGCGGACTTGTGTTGTCGGAATTCCCTATGGGCACACCTTCGAAGGCGGGTATGTTTCCGCAACGCAACCGCATTATTGCGGGAATGTCACTTGGCACAATCGTTGTGGAAGCCGCGAAGCAAAGCGGATCCCTTATTACGGCCGAATATGCGTTCAATGAGAATCGGGAGGTATTTGCCGTACCAGGTTATTTCTCTTCGCCGAAAAGCCAGGGAACGCACGAGCTGATTAAGAATGGCAAGGGAAGGCTAATCTGCTCAATCGGTGATATATTGGAAGAGTTAAGCTATCTAAAACCCGGACCGGTGCTTGGAAAACATGCGGTACCCGCTGTTATGCCGGAGGTGGAGCTTACGAGTGAAGAGAGACAATTGATGGAACATATGACGATTGAAGGCATTACATTGGATGAGTTACATAGCCGTTCCAACATTGAATTTGGACATTTGCACGCACTTCTGTTACATTTATTGATAAAAAAGCAAATCAAACAATTGCCTGGTTCTTGTTACGCTTTATTCTAA